The proteins below come from a single Streptomyces sp. M92 genomic window:
- a CDS encoding aspartate carbamoyltransferase catalytic subunit has protein sequence MQRHLISAADLTRDDAVLILDTAEEMARVADRPIKKLPTLRGRTVVNLFFEDSTRTRISFEAAEKRLSADVINFTAKGSSVSKGESLKDTAQTLEAMGVDAVVIRHGASGAPYRLATSGWIDAHVINAGDGTHQHPTQALLDAFTMRRRLVGPDAGLGKDLDGRRVTLVGDILHSRVARSNVDLLHTLGAEVTLVAPPTLLPVGVETWPCEVSYDLDSTLTKSDAVMLLRVQRERMNAAFFPTEREYSRRYGLDGERMAKMPDHAIVMHPGPMVRGMEITAEVADSDRCTVVEQVTNGVSVRMAVLYLLLGGAEPAVTHARPTEEK, from the coding sequence ATGCAGCGTCATCTCATCTCGGCCGCCGACCTCACCCGCGACGACGCCGTCCTGATCCTCGACACCGCCGAGGAGATGGCCCGGGTCGCCGACCGGCCGATCAAGAAACTGCCGACCCTGCGCGGCCGGACCGTCGTCAACCTCTTCTTCGAGGACTCGACCAGGACCCGGATCTCCTTCGAGGCCGCCGAGAAGCGCCTGTCGGCGGACGTCATCAACTTCACCGCCAAGGGTTCCAGCGTCTCCAAGGGCGAGTCCCTCAAGGACACCGCCCAGACCCTGGAGGCCATGGGCGTCGACGCCGTCGTCATCCGGCACGGCGCCTCCGGCGCCCCCTACCGCCTGGCCACCTCCGGCTGGATCGACGCCCACGTCATCAACGCCGGCGACGGCACCCACCAGCACCCCACCCAGGCCCTGCTGGACGCCTTCACCATGCGCCGCCGCCTGGTCGGCCCCGACGCCGGCCTCGGCAAGGACCTCGACGGCCGCCGCGTCACCCTGGTCGGCGACATCCTGCACAGCCGCGTCGCCCGCTCCAACGTCGACCTGCTGCACACCCTCGGCGCCGAGGTCACCCTCGTCGCCCCGCCCACCCTGCTGCCCGTCGGCGTCGAGACCTGGCCCTGCGAGGTCTCCTACGACCTCGACTCCACCCTGACCAAGTCCGACGCGGTGATGCTGCTGCGCGTGCAGCGCGAGCGCATGAACGCCGCCTTCTTCCCCACCGAGCGCGAGTACTCGCGCCGCTACGGCCTCGACGGCGAGCGCATGGCGAAGATGCCCGACCACGCCATCGTGATGCACCCCGGCCCGATGGTCCGCGGCATGGAGATCACCGCCGAGGTCGCCGACTCCGACCGCTGCACCGTCGTCGAGCAGGTCACCAACGGCGTCTCCGTCCGGATGGCCGTCCTCTACCTGCTGCTCGGCGGAGCCGAGCCCGCCGTCACCCACGCCCGTCCCACCGAGGAGAAGTAA